A genome region from Oenanthe melanoleuca isolate GR-GAL-2019-014 chromosome 2, OMel1.0, whole genome shotgun sequence includes the following:
- the CBLN2 gene encoding cerebellin-2 isoform X1, which translates to MARRRRGALPEPAGGCSCCLAAALPLLLLLLPAGCPVRAQNDTEPIVLEGKCLVVCDSSPSADGAITSSLGISVRSGSAKVAFSATRSTNHEPSEMSNRTMTIYFDQVLVNIGNHFDLTSSIFVAPRKGIYSFSFHVVKVYNRQTIQVSLMQNGYPVISAFAGDQDVTREAASNGVLLLMEREDKVHLKLERGNLMGGWKYSTFSGFLVFPL; encoded by the exons AtggcgcggcggcggcggggggcgctGCCGGAGCCGGCGGgcggctgctcctgctgcctggcggcggcgctgccgctgctgctgctgctgctgcccgccGGCTGCCCCGTGCGGGCGCAGAACGACACGGAACCCATCGTCCTGGAGGGGAAGTGCCTGGTGGTCTGCGACTCCAGCCCCTCGGCCGACGGCGCCATCACCTCCTCCCTGGGGATCTCGGTGCGCTCGGGCAGCGCCAAGGTGGCTTTCTCGGCCACCCGCAGCACCAACCACGAGCCCTCCGAGATGAGCAACCGCACCATGACCATCTACTTCGACCAG GTATTAGTTAATATTGGCAACCATTTTGATCTTACTTCCAGTATATTTGTAGCACCAAGAAAAGGGATATATAGTTTCAGTTTCCACGTGGTCAAGGTCTATAACAGACAAACCATCCAG GTAAGTTTAATGCAAAACGGCTACCCAGTGATTTCAGCTTTTGCAGGGGATCAGGACGTCACCAGAGAAGCAGCCAGCAATGGGGTCTTACTCCTCAtggaaagagaagacaaagtGCATCTCAAACTGGAAAGGGGTAACCTCATGGGAGGGTGGAAATATTCAACCTTTTCCGGCTTCTTAGTCTTTCCACTATAA
- the CBLN2 gene encoding cerebellin-2 isoform X2 gives MARRRRGALPEPAGGCSCCLAAALPLLLLLLPAGCPVRAQNDTEPIVLEGKCLVVCDSSPSADGAITSSLGISVRSGSAKVAFSATRSTNHEPSEMSNRTMTIYFDQVSLMQNGYPVISAFAGDQDVTREAASNGVLLLMEREDKVHLKLERGNLMGGWKYSTFSGFLVFPL, from the exons AtggcgcggcggcggcggggggcgctGCCGGAGCCGGCGGgcggctgctcctgctgcctggcggcggcgctgccgctgctgctgctgctgctgcccgccGGCTGCCCCGTGCGGGCGCAGAACGACACGGAACCCATCGTCCTGGAGGGGAAGTGCCTGGTGGTCTGCGACTCCAGCCCCTCGGCCGACGGCGCCATCACCTCCTCCCTGGGGATCTCGGTGCGCTCGGGCAGCGCCAAGGTGGCTTTCTCGGCCACCCGCAGCACCAACCACGAGCCCTCCGAGATGAGCAACCGCACCATGACCATCTACTTCGACCAG GTAAGTTTAATGCAAAACGGCTACCCAGTGATTTCAGCTTTTGCAGGGGATCAGGACGTCACCAGAGAAGCAGCCAGCAATGGGGTCTTACTCCTCAtggaaagagaagacaaagtGCATCTCAAACTGGAAAGGGGTAACCTCATGGGAGGGTGGAAATATTCAACCTTTTCCGGCTTCTTAGTCTTTCCACTATAA